The Pseudomonas sp. KU26590 genomic sequence AGCGTGGCGTGCGCAGGGGCAGGGTGACGCTGGCGCCGTCCTTGCTGATGACGAAAACCTCGGCTTCCTTCTTCGGCCGTGCCGCTTTGCTCTTGCCGCCGCTCGGGTTACTGACCGCTTGATGCGTCTGGTTCAGCACCTTCAATGCCAGGCTGTAGACGAGTTCCTGGAAGCTAGGGTCGTCCTTGTAGCTGGACAGAATCCGACTGATCGGAAACTTCGCGCTCAGGTCTTCCAGCGCGGCCATGTCGGCGGCTTCTGCATCCTTGAGCTGTTTAAGCTGACCCATCAGCGCGTAGGCCTGGTCGTCATCGAATCGGTCATGGGCGGCGCGTATGGCCAGGCGCAAGTCGCGGATCTGGTCGCTTTCCTTGGCGCTCTGGAAAGCGTCGAGCACCATCTCGCTGATGGTTTTGGCCTGAGGCACATGCTGTGAAAGGTTGATGGCTTCTTCGTAGGCTTGCTTCGACGACACGGCGTTTGCGGCCGGATCGGTATGGGAATCAGACATTGAACATCCACTACTTCGTTGACTGGGGTTGAGGCGCGAAAAGCTCGGGGCGTTTCGAGGGGCGTAATCTATTGGACGAAGGCGCAGTTGTCACGGATTGCCGGTTGCGCACGGACCGCAGGGCGATTGGCGGTGGATGATCGCAGAGCGCAGCATCAAAAAGCCCGGCGCTTGCCGGGCTAGTTTTAAACGCAGGTGCCGCCTTTATGGTGCGACCCCGTTCCGCCGGAAGGATGCGTCCCTTTCGGGCACGCCGATGCGGATAAAGAAACGATTGAAAGCAGAGCGACCAGTCCAGCGATAGCTATCTTTTTCATATTGCCTCCGTGCACTGCGAGATGCAGTACAGGGCTATCGGCGTTTTGGGATCCCACTTTAGCCATGGACGCCAGAAACAACCAAGCCCGCACGAGGCGGGCTTGGTTGAGTTCCTGACGGCACAACTGGATTTGGCCTCAGCCATTCAACGGCGGGTTGGCGGTGGCTGTAGCCAAGGAAAACTTAACGGAATTCGATGACCCATGCAGTTCGGCTTGTGAGCGAGCTACGAAATGTTATTGGTCTGGTTTAGAAGGAGTTCTGCACGAACGCCACCCCTTGCCAGATTATAGATATGTAAGGTGCCGCCAATTTTGCGAGTTACCATCTGTACTATGGCTAATCCCAAGCCCGCGCCATTGGCATTGCCTCTGCTATAAAATCGCTCAAACAGTCTTGCAAGTTCCCCTTCCTCGATTCCCGGCCCTGCGTCCTCAACCCTTAAGCAGGCCATGCCTGCCTCGTCCTTTCGCACCACTACAGTGACCTCGCCCCCCGATGAAGAAAAGTTGAGGGCATTGGTCACCAGATTCTGCAGTGCAATAGCTAACGCTGCCGGCTCGGTTTCTACCCAACACTCTTCGTCCCCTTCCAGCACCAGTTCCACGCCTTTTTCCATGGCCAGGGGCGTCAACTCGGCCAACTCTTCACGGACCAGTTCAGTGAGTTGCACGGGGCTGCGCTTGAGGTTGTTCAGTTGCGGTTCGATGCGGGCCATGGTCAGCAGCTGGCTGCCGATGCGGGTGGCGCGGTCGACGCCGTTGACCAGAAAGTCCAACGCTTCGCGCCGTTGCTCGGCCGTTGCCGCACTTTGGGCGTTTTGCGCGTGGATACGCAGGATGGCCAAGGGCGTGCGCAGTTCGTGGGCGGCGTCGGCAACGAAGCGGCGTTCGCGCTCCAATACATCATCCACTTGGACCAACAGGCGGTTGAGAGCGGTTTGCATCGGCTCAAGGTCGGTGGGCAGGGGCTTGAGGTTAAGTGGTTGCAAGGTCTCGGCAGTTCGCCCGCGAATCTTGCGGGCCATGGCGCGCAGGGGTTTGAGGCCCCAGCCGATGACCAGCCAGATCAACACGGTGAGCAGCGGCACGCCGATCAGGGTGGGCCAGAGGGTGTGGCGCATGATGCGCTGGATAAGATCCTGGCGAATGTCGTCGCGTTCGCCCACCCAGATGAGCAGGCCCTGTTGCGGGTCGGCAAGGAGGAAGGCGCACCAGTCGTTGCCGTTGTCCATGATGTCGTGGAAGCCGAGGGAAGCCGGCGGCGCGACCAACACGGGCGCTTCGGCGGACCGTACCAGCAAGTGACCGTCATTGCGCCACACCTGGAACGTCAATCGGGTTTCGTAAGGATGGGCCACGCCCTTTGTACCCACGCGGCTCATGGCTTGGTCAAACGCCTGGTACAAACGGTCCCAATCCGCCTCGCCAGGGTCGCGCTGGCGCAGCACGCCTTGTAGCAGGCGTGCGCTTTGCGCGAGTTGAGCGTCGTAGACTTCCTCGATTTCGTGGTGGCTGTCACCCAGTACCAACCAACTGATCAAAGCGTCACCAAGCAGAATCAGCATCAGCACCGGGACGAGAATACGTGTGCGTACGGAGTTCATGGTTTGAGCGCCAGTACATAGCCTACGCCGCGCACCGTGCGGATCAGCTCGGTGGATAACTTTTTGCGCAGGTTGTGAATCAACACTTCCAATGTGTTGCTTTCGACGCGGTCCTGCCAGCCGTACAGGGCGCGTGACAGGCGTTCGCGGGTCACCACTTTGCCGGGGCGCACTATCAGTTGATGCAGCAGCTGGTATTCCATGGGGGTAACGATGATGTCCTCACCGAGGAAACGTACTTGCTGATTGGCCGGATCGAGGCTAATGCCAGCGTGTTCGAGCATGGGTTGCGCGCGGCCCTGGCTACGGCGCAACAGGGCACGCACGCGAGCCTTGAGCTCTTCGACATCGAAGGGTTTGACCAGGTAGTCGTCGCCGCCCGCATCTAGCCCGGCGATTCGCTCGGCGGTGCCGTCGCGGGCGGTGAGGATAAGCACCGGCAAGTCGTGCTGTTCGGCCCGCAGTTGCTGCAACAGGTCGAGGCCGTCCAGGCGCGGCAGGCCGAGGTCGAGCAGTAACAGGTCGAAGCTCTCCGTGCGCAAGGCGTGCAGGGCCGCGACCCCGTCCTGCAGCCAGTCCAGGACGTAGCCCTCGGTGCCCAACGCCACGCGAATCCCCTGGCCGAGAGCTCGATCATCTTCGACGAGGAGTAAGCGCATAGCAAAAATCTCTGTAGGGAATCGGCGGCATCATGCCGGGTTCTGGGCGGCGCTATTTCAGCAAAGATGTTACGGCTCGTTGCCAACTAAGGTTGCTTTAAGGTTGGTTTTGCACTGTGCAGTTTCCCGCACCTGCCGAGAGATTTTCCATGCGCAAAATTCTGCTGCTGTCCCTGATCATTGCTAGCCCCCTGGCCGTCGCCGGCCCGCAATGCACCACTGCCGAGCGTTCGCAATGGCAAGACGAAAAAGCCTTCCAGGATAAGCTCAAAACCGAAGGCTACGAGATCAGCAAGTTCAAGGTTACCGACGGCAACTGCTACGAGATCTACGGCTTTGACAAAGATAAGCGCAAAGTCGAGATCTACCACGACCCGGTCACCGGCAAAGCCGTGAAGACTGAGATCAAAGGCTGATGCCAGGGAAATCCCTGCGCCTGTGGGACCCGCTGGTAAGGCTGTTTCATCTGTCTATCGCCGGGGTCTTCATCGCCAATTACTTCTTTAACGAAGCGGGCGAGGACTGGCATGTCTGGCTGGGCTACTACGCCATGGCCTGGCTGCTGGTGCGTGCAGTATGGGGTTTCGTGGGGCCGCGCAGTGCGCGTTGGGTGGATTTTTGGCCCACATCACAACGGCTCAAAACTCACCTGCGCTCTCTGCTGAATGGCCGGCCGCAGCATCGCCTGGGCCATTCTCCGATTGGCGCGCTGGTGATGCTGTTGATGTTGCTGGCGCTGCTGTGCATCGGCATCAGCGGCTTCCTCATGCAGGAAGTCGACGCGCTGTGGGGCGCCGACTGGCCGCTGCAAATTCACGAAACCGCTGCCAATGTGCTGCTGGGCCTGGTCTGCGTGCATGTGCTGGCGGCGGTGTTTGAAAGTTTCCAGGTGCGGGACAACTTGCCGTTATCCATGCTCACCGGTCGCAGGAAGCGCCTGCCGGCCAAGCGCGTGCAGTAATCCTCAATCTGACAGGTCCCCTATGCGCTCCGCCCTATTGATTTGCAGCCTGCTTGCAGTGTTTTTCGCTGCATGGCAAAGCCACCCGTCCCATGTGCTGGCGCCGTTTGCCCAAGCCACCCCGAATAACTCCAAAATGGCGACGCCGGCGCAGTACAGCAGCCGGTTCGTGTCCACACAACTCACCGACTTTGTGCATTCTTCGTCCGTCACCGCTCTGCCCAACGGCGATTTGATGGCGGTGTGGTTCGCCGGCTCCCGTGAAGGCGCGGCTGATGTGCAGGTGCGCACGGCACGCTTTGATGCGCGCAGCGGTGAGTGGGGCGGCGAGCAGGTGCTGGCCACGCGCGAAAGCACCCGCGAAGGCACCCGGCGCTACATTCGCAAACTGGGCAACCCGGTGATTGCCATGGGGCCGGATCAACGCCTG encodes the following:
- a CDS encoding ATP-binding protein, translated to MNSVRTRILVPVLMLILLGDALISWLVLGDSHHEIEEVYDAQLAQSARLLQGVLRQRDPGEADWDRLYQAFDQAMSRVGTKGVAHPYETRLTFQVWRNDGHLLVRSAEAPVLVAPPASLGFHDIMDNGNDWCAFLLADPQQGLLIWVGERDDIRQDLIQRIMRHTLWPTLIGVPLLTVLIWLVIGWGLKPLRAMARKIRGRTAETLQPLNLKPLPTDLEPMQTALNRLLVQVDDVLERERRFVADAAHELRTPLAILRIHAQNAQSAATAEQRREALDFLVNGVDRATRIGSQLLTMARIEPQLNNLKRSPVQLTELVREELAELTPLAMEKGVELVLEGDEECWVETEPAALAIALQNLVTNALNFSSSGGEVTVVVRKDEAGMACLRVEDAGPGIEEGELARLFERFYSRGNANGAGLGLAIVQMVTRKIGGTLHIYNLARGGVRAELLLNQTNNIS
- a CDS encoding response regulator translates to MRLLLVEDDRALGQGIRVALGTEGYVLDWLQDGVAALHALRTESFDLLLLDLGLPRLDGLDLLQQLRAEQHDLPVLILTARDGTAERIAGLDAGGDDYLVKPFDVEELKARVRALLRRSQGRAQPMLEHAGISLDPANQQVRFLGEDIIVTPMEYQLLHQLIVRPGKVVTRERLSRALYGWQDRVESNTLEVLIHNLRKKLSTELIRTVRGVGYVLALKP
- a CDS encoding PepSY domain-containing protein, with product MRKILLLSLIIASPLAVAGPQCTTAERSQWQDEKAFQDKLKTEGYEISKFKVTDGNCYEIYGFDKDKRKVEIYHDPVTGKAVKTEIKG
- a CDS encoding cytochrome b/b6 domain-containing protein; the encoded protein is MPGKSLRLWDPLVRLFHLSIAGVFIANYFFNEAGEDWHVWLGYYAMAWLLVRAVWGFVGPRSARWVDFWPTSQRLKTHLRSLLNGRPQHRLGHSPIGALVMLLMLLALLCIGISGFLMQEVDALWGADWPLQIHETAANVLLGLVCVHVLAAVFESFQVRDNLPLSMLTGRRKRLPAKRVQ